Genomic DNA from Setaria italica strain Yugu1 chromosome V, Setaria_italica_v2.0, whole genome shotgun sequence:
TCCCTCCAGCGTCACCCCCGGTTTGATGGTCGATCCATCCATGATTTTATCTGACCTAGTGTTGGGTTGTGGCGGAGGGATTACCAGCAATGGTAATGGCTCCAGAGGGGGACACTGCTCAATCTCCAATCTCATCGGATCAAAAGCGCGAGGTGACCCTCCTTGCTGCGACCCGGGTGAGATTGTGCCTCCAGACTCTCTGGCAAGCACCTTGTCCCCAAGTGAATGCATTGCAGCGTAGGCGTGCATCCTGGGGCCAAGGTCTGCCTCTATCACCATGGGGTCCACGGCCAGATCACGCGTGGCCTCTCTGATCGCCATAACCATTTCGTCAATCAGCACTTCTTCCTGCCCTTTCACCGGAATACCGCATTGAGGCATTTTGGTGACACATCTTGGCACTACAGCAGCGATAGAGATGTGACCTGGTGGACCCGCTGAAGGTGTGCAGTATCTGCAATGTCCAAACCTCAATGGCGTAGATAGGGACCAAGCTCTTGCCAGGGGGACCACTGCCGCTGAGGAGAATGGCGGTCCCCAGCCAGGCCCAAGTGATGGTCCTCCACCAGAGCCACCTTGCTCATCCTTGAACCTAGTTCTCTTTAGCCATGGGTTCCTTCTGTTGCACTGCGAGAAGCCTGGGTACTCCTCATCCTCTGAACTACCAAAATTATCAGGTGGAGTGCCATCATCCGACGAGTCACTAGATAAGTTCCAGTCCTGCACTTCAACTACTCTGATGTGTACAATGTACCAAAGTTCGTCTTGTTTGAAATGAATGAGTTCATGAGGCTTCATGAAAGTCCACATTCAACATATGGTGCTAGAGGTTTTGGGATGAGGATCAGTTTCTCCATCGGTACCAGATCAGGATGCATGCACCAGCAAACCACAAAGAGGATGGCGCTATTGTTGTTCCTGTCAATATGGGTCGGGGCTTCTACCAGATCAAAACAAGCAGAACCCAAAATGATCTGCGATGTATTCACATTCCACGCATGTGCAGGAATTCCTCTTAATTCAATGAGTACTCTAAAATGCAAGGACGCCAAACTCACCATGAACTGACAGCGCCATCTTCTCCATATCAGCTGAATTGGAGCTTTTCAACGGCAGATGTGAGTGTACAATCCTTTCCGCGATAGCTGGGGTGCTGAATTCCACTAGAAAATCATCGAGGTCAGAGCGCTAGATGGCGTATTCTTCTGGGAGAACGTTGAGAAACTCTTCTAGGATCTTGCCAACTTGCAAAGGGGACACGTTAGGTTGAGTACCTCCGATCATCAAGACCAATGCACAGGACGATAAGCGCAACTCACATTCATCAATTGCCTGCGATCTGGGGATCACACAAGTTTCCTTGGCTGGGCGACGCGATGGGTCACCACAGGGTCTTGGTGATGGCGGTGGAGACAAGATGGACATGTCATCTCGGCCTGATGACAGAGGAGCACGAATCGCAGGCGGTTAGTTGATAGGCCCTGTGGATTGAGAATGTGCAGACATTGTGGCGTCTGAAGATGATGAGTGTCCACGCCTGGTCCAAGGTTGAAGTCGAGCCGTAGTCATTGCTGGTGCTGGGGCCCgaggcggtgggggcggtgaGCGACCTCGAGGTGGCAGTGGCGAACGACCCCGCCTACATTGGCGCGACCGGTGTCCCTCTCGCCTGCAACAAAGACAGCGGGACGGGTTCCTGGACACGGTCGCGACGTGGTCAGTGGCGAAGCAGTTGAAGCATCGGCCCACCAGGTCGGTGGGGATCAGTCAGGGGGTGGGGCGCTGGACGGAGTGCTCCCTACGCTGGCTTCGACGGCGGTGGACCTCTACCCAGCCATCTCCAGAGGGCCTGTCACGACCGGCTGCGAGATTTTCTGAACCTCAACCTGAGGAACGGGCAATAGTGGTGGTCGCATGCTCATGCTCTTGCAGGAGCCACGAACCCGGCTAGCCGGCCTAGCCGCCAGAGGCGAGGTCCCACCCCCTCCAGGCATCGGCCATGAAGCCCCCAGGGGAAGGACCCCGGCGAGAGGGGCCAGCAAGATGTCCATTGCGACCACCTTCCCCTTCCGCCAAGCAACCGAGGGCAACCTTGACAGCGAACCTTGGCCATCTGACGACGAAGAGGATGAAGCGCTATACCTGAGCCAGTCGGGAGTCTCCCCTGACGACCCCTCAAGCCGCCGCTGATAGGGGGGCCGAGGGGTTCATGGGGGATGAGAAGATGCATGGGGGCGACCGTGGTGGAGAGGATATCCCCACCACCGAAGCTGCGACCTGAGCTGCAATGGTAGCGGCTGCCAGTGGAGGGAGGCCCGGATCtatctcctccccctcttcacGACCATCGTCAAATCCGGATCTTTCCATCCAGATCCTCGGCGACACTAGAGGCGTCGGTGGACACCGGAACCTGGATGGTCGCCGGCGGGTGGGAGAGTGGACGCCGGGGCCGGAGTggccgtcggcgtcgagcgcctGCGTCGCACGGGCTAGAGAGAGAAACTAGAGAGAGGCAACTATCAACAATTAGGGCACCAACAATAGGGAAATAAGAGCAGTCTTTAACCTCTTATGTGTACCTATAACCATTGTGAAGGTGGTTCTTATACATGTTAGAAGCTTGAGCCATCCATAGCGCTATTGACTGGCCATATGGAATAAAAATTTTTATTATCTCTTCCCTACCCTGCCATCTCGTATCTCTCGTTGATGCTCCCGCCGCCAAGACTCAACTCTATCCTTCCTCGGCGCTGCGTCCGCCATGGCCGTTGCACACCTGCTCTTTGTCGACCTGGCAACCCACCTGCTGACTCGCGGCCGCCCGCTCGTAGCCGCTTCCCGTTGCCGTGGATCCCGACTATCGTCGCATAGTGGATCTTGCGGCCTTGAATCATGGCAAGATTGGGGCTTGATCCATGTGTGACAGATGATGCGCCGTGAAGCTGCTACATGGAGAGGAAAGTTTGAAGCTTGAGCagctctctcttccctccttttcttccctCTCAATTTACTCAATCCGTGGTAGATTTCTCTTgcctccctcttcttcctctcgatTTAGATGAAGGGAAACTAGATCCCGCTATAGGCACTTCAATTTCATACTGGATGGAGGTGGAGCAGAACGTGGCGGAGAAGGGGAGGCAGTCTAGGCGAGCAAGCGAAGGTTGCGGAGAAGGGGAGGCAGTCTAGGCGAGCAAGCGAAGGTTGCGGAGAAGAAATAGGGAGAGACATGAAACGATTAGTTTCCTTCCCATCTTTTTTACTACGGAGGGGGCCAGTTTTGATAGTACATGTGAATGCGAATATAAAGCTGCCATTATAGTATTTTTGTTAAAGAAAATCAGTGGCAAGTGAAATCAGGGGCAGTCTTCATTTTTTTCCCCCTGTTTTGTATCAGTGTCATCTTTTCTGCAGACATCACTGTTGCAGTGTACTTAAGAAAACATTGGCATAGTACCTTCGTATCCCCATCCCCCTCGCAACCGAGACTGCCAGTCCTGCTACATGAAGATGCCGACAGGGAAACTGCGCCTGCAGTGGCGCACGGCCCTCGAGGCCAGGTCCACGCCGGACCAGAAAATAGAATAACCACACCTAATTTCGTTAGGAGGATTCCGGCAGCAAACCACGCTAAAAAACACCGGAAACAAGTGCGAAATCCCCCAAACTAATCGTCCCCGTTCTCCCCACTAGTGCAGTGCAGTCATCAGTCAAGCCGGGGAGCGCCCCGCCCCTTCCTCCGCACACTGCTCCGAGAGACCGAGAGGCACAGACCCCCAGTCCCCCCACTCGCCCGCCACCCAACGCGACCGGTGGGAGCGTCGCCATGGCGCTggcgctcctgctcctccttctcctctccACCGCCGAGGCGCTCACGCCGGACGGCCAGGCGCTGCTGGCGTTCAAGGCGGCGGTCGTCCAGGACCCCACGGGGGCGCTCGCCAACTGGGACGCCACCGCCGCGGACCCCTGCGCCTGGAACGGCGTcgcgtgctcctcctcctccaccgacgCCACCCAGCCCCGCCGCGTCGTCGCGCTCTCCCTCCCCAAGAAGCGCCTCGTCGCGGCGctcccggcggcgccgctcccGTCCTCGCTGCGCCACCTCAACCTCCGCAGCAACCGCCTCTTCGGCCCAGTCCCGCCCGAGCTCGTCTCCGGCGCGCCCGCGCTCCAGAGCCTCGTTCTCTACGGGAACGCGCTCAACGGCCCGCTCCCCGAGGAGCTCGGCCGCCTGGCCTTCCTCCAGATCCTCGACCTCTCCTCCAACGCCCTCAACGGCTCCCTCCCGGCCTCGATCCTCAAATGCCGCCGGCTCCgcgcgctcgcgctcgcgcgGAACAACCTCACGGGCCCGCTCCCCGCAGGGTTCGGCGCGCAGCTCTCCGCGCTGGAGCGGCTCGACCTCTCCTTCAACGGCTTCTCCGGCGCCATCCCGGAGGACATCGGGAACCTCTCCAGGCTCCAGGGGACGGTCGACCTCTCGCACAACCACTTCTCCGGTCCAATCCCGGCGAGCCTCGGGAGGCTGCCTGAGAAGGTTTACATCGATCTCACCTACAACAACCTCTCCGGCCCAATCCCGCAGAACGGGGCGCTGGAGAACCGGGGGCCCACGGCGTTCGTCGGAAACCCGGGCCTCTGCGGGCCGCCGCTCAAGAACCCCTGCTCGCCTGACGCCATGCCGTCGTCCAACCCGTCCCTGCCCAACGACGGGGACtcgtccgcgcccgaggcggccGGCAGAGGCAAGGGGAAGGGCAAGGGGCTGGGGAAGATTGCCATTGTGGCCATCGTGCTGAGTGATGTGGTGGGGATCTTGATCATTGCGCTCATCTTCTTCTACTGCTACTGGAGGGCGGTTTCATCGAAGGGCAGAAAGGGACACAGTGCCGCTGCCGGTTCTAAAGGGTCCAGGTGCGGCAAGGATTGTGGATGTTTCAGTAGGGATGAGTCCGGGACTCCGTCCGAGCACGCGGAGCAGTATGATCTCGTGGCCTTGGACCAGCAAGTGAGGTTTGATCTGGATGAGCTGCTCAAGGCTTCGGCGTTTGTGCTGGGGAAGAGTGGGATTGGGATTGTGTACAAGGTGGTTCTTGAGGACGGTCTCACCATGGCAGTAAGGCGGCTTGGGGAGGGGGGATTGCAGAGGTTTAAGGAATTTCAGACCGAGGTCGAGGCAATTGGCAAGGTCCGGCATCCCAACATTGTTACCTTGAGAGCCTACTACTGGTCTTTTGATGAGAAGCTGCTGATATATGATTACATTCCTAATGGCAGCCTCTCTGCAGCAATTCATGGTATGTATTCCGTTCAGATACTCACACTGAGATTTAACTATGACCTTTTGCTATTTCCTCTTCCATTGATTCTGCTGTTGCAGGAACAAGTAAATATTAAATTCTCTTATGGTACTTGTGTAGATCAGGATCCTAGTAATGCCGATTCCTTAATTTAGTTCAACAATTGCAGTAGGATGGAAATTTGGTACGCGCTTGGTCATATTGTGCCTAACTTTtcaattgtttgtttttttgtGACTGGTAGTATGTCAAGACTCAGGAATTCAGTTCATACCAACTCCTTTATTTCTCTAATAGGCTTGGAACAGCTATTGGTTTTTATATATAAGTTTGGAAGAATTTGGAATCTGGTATCTGTCAAAGATTGACTTTCTGATATAACCTGTATAGCTGTTTTCTTTATTCAGAAATTGGAGCTCTTGTTACTAATTGGAATAAAGACTGCTGGATTATATTCTGAACTTGTAGTAGGACATGTGTGGTTGTTCTGTGCAAGTGACATGTATGCTGACTTCTCTGGCAAATTGCCATGGCTTTCAGGTAAACCTGGGACAATGACATTCACACCATTGCCATGGGAAGCCCGACTGAAAATCATGAAAGGAGTCGCCAAGGGGATGTCTTTCCTGCATGAATTCAGCCCCAAAAAGTATGTCCATGGGGACTTGAGGCCAAACAACGTCCTCCTTGGAACAAACATGGAGGCATACATCTCAGATTTCGGCCTCGGGCGACTTGCAAACATTGCTGGAGCATCGCCTATCACGCAATCAGATCGAGTCGGTCTAGAAAAGGCCCAAAGCCAGCAGTCAGATGCCTCAGTGAGTCCTCTCATGAGCAAAGGGTCATGCTACCAAGCGCCTGAAGCACTGAAGACACTGAAACCATCGCAGAAATGGGACGTCTACTCGTATGGCGTCGTCCTGCTTGAAATGATCACTGGCAGATCGCCTGCGGTTCTCTTGGAGACCATGCAGATGGATCTCGTCCAGTGGGTCCAGTTTTGCATCGAGGACAAGAAACCGTCTGCCGATGTGCTCGATCCTTTCCTTGCCCGAGACTCGGAACGGGAGGATGAAATGATTGCAGTGCTGAAAGTCGCCCTCGCTTGTGTTCAGGCCAACCCTGAGCGGAGGCCATCGATGAGGCATGTGGCGGAGACCTTGGATCGCCTCAATGGGTCGAGCTAGAAATTGCTATACCAACCACTGGTGGTGACTTCGGATGGATACGACAGTTGTACAGTTCAATTGTGGGACAAAGCTTAGGATGAGGGCATCAAGCTGCATTAGCGTACTCCAGTATGTAAGATTATCATTTCCGTTGTGCCCACAGATTGTAGTGGCTGTTAACATGTTAGGTAGTTGCTAGCTCAGGTAACTAGTTTGTTGTATTTGAGATGGGACTTTCTTGTGCTTGCGCAGTAGTCAAATTGTGGGGATGCGTTAGTTTAACTATCTGTATCCTTGCTCTGTTATCAGTGAACAACAGCTCGTATTAGTATATGATCTAGAGCATTTTCTTTGTTACATTTGTCCATACGTTATGTGGAGTATTCTTACGATGAAACTTGAAAGCATGCATGCTTGACGCCTGGCCAATGATTAAGGATGGCATATCCCTAGGCTGGGGCTCCGTGCTCCTAAAAGCAAGGCTGGGGTAAACCTGGTATTGTATAGGTGATATTCTTCCTTTTGATCTCCAAAAGTTTTTGCATGCTCCTTTTCCTATGGAAAGCGATGTGGTACCGGTTTGCATTTCTATCTGGAAAGGAAGCTGTGCTATTTGGCTGTGCTGTGCTCTCGCTCTTGGTTGGTAGCTTGagagggggcgtttggttccctttgcttatttttaagcaagtgtcacatcaatatttagatactaattaggagtattaaaggtaggctatttacaaaacccattacataagtggaggctaaacagcgagacgaacctattaagcctaattaatccatcattagcaaatatttactgtagcaacacattgtcaaatcatggactaattaggtttaatagattcgtctcgccgtttagcctccacttatgtaatggattttgtaaatagtctacgtttaatactcctaattagtatctaaacattcgatgtgatgggtgcttaaaaataagcaaaccaaCCAAACCAGGCCAGAGTCTAGTAAGTACTAGCTACTGCTGGTCTTCAGTACCTCTTTCCTACTGCTGACACTGACAGGCCTTGTGCGTTCGCATCGCAATTACAGTTATGTTGACAGTGATTTATTCTACGACCAGGATCTCAACCTGATGCGGCCGGCGCAGTGTGAAACGGTGGTGTGGCTGCCCGGTCGACGGGAGTTTGCTGTGGGTGTGGGCCAAGGAACGTGGATGGAGCCAATACATCATGAATGGAAGGCACTGCAGCCTGGTCCTGCTTGTACTTGTACCACACCGCCGTGTCCGTGTGGTTGCATTGCCTTGTCCTGTCCCCCGGGACCAGGCTTCATGGCCATCATCGCACGCATAGATTCCCACCAAAGAATCGGTTGGTTGTTGCACAGTTGATCCCAGCCATTGATGAATCGGACGGATGCTACCATACGGAGTCTGTTGAGCTTCATGCATCAAATGGATGCACCGCCGAGCTTAACCTGACGTCCTGGCTGTAGTTTTTCGTAGCAGGGGTATTTGGatactagatgctaaactttagcagtgtcatatcgaatgttcgaatgctaattagaaggactaaacatgagctaattacaaactaattgcagaatccctatgctaattcgcgagataaatctattaaacataattaatccatcattagcaaatggttactgtagcaccacattatcaaatcatgaactaattaggcttaatagattcgtctcgcgaattagactccatctgtgtaattagttttgtaattaatctatgtttaatattcctaattagcatccaaacatccgatgtgacaggtgctaaactttagcacagggtatccaaacaccccaagctAGCCACACCAAGATCTTTACATATTTACAAAAGAGAAGATAATAATGACACATACTATAAACACAAGACTGCACCGTGGACACGTCATGCACGGTGTACGACAGCAGATGCGAGCTTTCGTAGGCTTGCCAAGGCCAACTTTTTTCTTTAAGCATTGTCCAGGCTTCCAACTTTTGCCCGCCTGGACCTAATTGCTTGAGCACTGTTTCAACACATGAAGACATGATTGTAATGGCCACACACGTTCACGCTTGGCCCTCGGAATCAAGGCCAAGTGTCGGTGTGCACATCATTTTTAACGCAGGCTGAGGAAAAGCCAACATATTTTGTAGTACTACAGTACAGAGCTTTGTCAGGTAAACTGTGATCGTGTCGGTTGCCGCAATTTTTCTACTGGGATCCATGCGCCAATTTTCCTTTCTGCTGGGAGCCATGCGCCACGGAACAGACTTGCTGTGACGGAAGACCGGTCAGAGCTTTTGGCGATATGTACGATGAGCAGAATAATTCATCTCTTCGGGAAGAGGTTAAAAATAACTCAACAGTTCCGTGATCTGTGAGTCTGTGGCTGACCGGTGCAGGCGCTAACCTGCTAGGCCGCCGCTTGCTCCTTGATAAACGCATGAACAAGGGACTACATCGCTGTTTCTCGGTCATTTGATATTTGGGCTTAATCTACCACAGAGAACCGAATGGGCTCTCTATAGTTGTCTGGCCCATACTGCCGTACCCCTTCCCTTTCGTTGTTGTCTTCCACTCTTCTCCAGCTCGGCAAAGCCATACACACGAACAAACAGAACCCAGGCAGGCGGCAGCCGGGCAGCGAGGTGTCGAAGCCCTCAACGAAGACGGGGTTGGGGCCTTTGGGTAGCCCTGTACATAGCCTGTTTCCAATCCGGCCAACCCATGGAACCAGCCCATAATTAACCGTTTCCGAAGATCATTTGCGGGTTGGTTTGAGTCAGGTTTGGAACCATCTAAACCGCTCAAGGTTCAATTAATACCATCACCAATCTACTGCACGCCGTGCCATCGGGAGCCCGCTGCCGTGTGCTGggtgctcgccaccgccgctgcgaGCTGACCGCCATTGACCAGGACTGCCTTGAGGAGTTGGACGCCTTCTTCAACGATGCTATCGCGGAGCTGAAGGTCCACCGCCCACACGCCGATGGCTGCCTCCACCTGCCCATCACGGGGATCTCACACCACCCACTCTGCACCTCTGCAACCTCTGAAATCAAACCAATCCATAGTAGAAGAAATCAAAGCAGCAAGTTGAAATCCTTCCGTCGGTGGCACCAGCGGGTGGTGCCTTCCGCTTCCCGGAATTGCCCTCGTGGCTTGCCCAGGCACGCGTCGTATGGTAGAAAACCGATGACTTCTCCGGCGATCTCCGGCAACCTACCGTCTCCGACCCCGGCGCAACTCCGGGCACATCAACAAGCCGCTGCTGCAAGCAGGGCGTGGGTAGGAATCCGCCGCCAGGCGGTGGTGCCCATGCCATGAGCAGGCCAGCAACTTCGAAGGAAACATGCTGCAAAGCCAAAGGAATCTGTATCTCGGCATACGTGGCAGACGGCCCGCGAAACATTGCGAACCATGAAAACAGTTCAACCCGACGGGTTCCGAACCACCTCGCTGGCTCCCTCATGGTTTGGTTGGGTTTTAACCAATAACCGGTGAAAGCGGACCATGTACAGGGCTACCTTTGGATTCCTCGCGGTCGGCGTTAGGTAGGCGGTCGTCCTACCCTGGACTCGCCACTGAATATGATTGTCTAGAAACTATtttattaaaagaaaaatatatgagaTGCAATAATTACTCAAGTAGAAGCAAGTAGAAGCAAGTACTCCGTGAGGACTACGCACCCAAGGTGCTCGAGGAATTGGCTGACTGCCTGGCTTAGTTTATCTTGACTGAAACATGATTTGGCATTTTGTGTTTCCCCGTGCACGATCAGTGACTGCGATCGATGGCCCTGTGATTTCTCCTAGTTCCCTGGTCCAGATATCCATAGCTGATTTAACTAAATAATAGCCAAACCAGCATGTACTACTAGGTGCCTACCACCTCTATTTCTTATCCCAGAGCATATTACAACGAACAATATTGATATTTTCTAGGGAGAGATTTACATGTATTCTCCAGACAACAGTCTTATCTATTTGTCAAATTCAAAAAGTTTGTGCATCTGCAAGATCATATGAAAGTGAAATTGCGAAAAAGTTATAGTAGTAGTCTCATTGTTTCACGCATGATTGCTACTCCGTTGTTTCAAGCTGTACGCTTCCTTATGTGCACTTTGATTTGCAGGGGAACTGATGTGAGCATAGAAAACATGCATCAAGGGTTCACGCATGTCTTTGAGTCCACATTCGAAAGCACAGAAGGAATCAAGGAGTACATTGAGCACCCTGCACATGTTGAATTCGCAAATGAGTTCTTGCCTGTATTGGAGAAGGCCCTCAtaattgattacaaaccgacTTCTGTCAATTAATGGTGGACTATGGAGAACCTGGGGGAGCTTTTCTCAATTCTCATCATCAATATCCTTGTACTGTTTCTCAGAGAATTCCATTTGATTCTACAATATACACTTTGTGTTGAATAAGTCGGTTCTGCTTGGTTTCCTTGTTGAGAATAAATTGAGTTTCCTGTAACTGCAGTTGTAATAACTTTGAACTTTTTTTTGTTCGTATCAGAATTACGTTTCCAAAGACTCCTATACTGTCTGCTATCTGTGCATATAAGCTCCAGTAGAAGCTGCGAGTGCGTATTTTTCCTTTTAACCTTTTGAGCATCATGATTGTGATCAATTGCGGTCTAAAATTTATGATCCTATTATATATCTATGTGCATTACCTATTACTTGTCTAGTTGTCTAATAAAGCGTCTAACATGGTATTCCCAGATGCATTTTCCGTTCGCTGCTTGGAAGCTGCTGGACGAGAAATTAACATGTTTATGTGACCATGTCCTTCAGGAAAACACAAACTCAACGATCTCTGTTTTCTGCAGATTTACTGTACTGCTGAAACCAATCGCTCTTATCCTACTTTAGCATGTTTTACGTGGTCTGTGGActgtggtaataccaaccgtgCCATGCGTATGAATTTGGGCTTGACACTTGACATGAACCATATATTTTGTTCTTTTCGACAGCTTAAAACACTTACACGTTTAAACACCGAAAGCTAAACTTCTAATGTTTGCTTATTTGAGCTGCAACTTTTGGACTTTTCTGAAAAGCCGGTGctacttttttttaatgaaaggCCAACCATAACTTTTTAGAATATGCGTTTAGGTTTTTGTAccaaaaagctacgaaaagctcaGAAAATTGAGCTTTTCAGCTTTCAATATAAACTCAGGTTTTCTAAACTTCTAACTTTTTGAAAGCTGCATGAGAAGTttcttgtttgtttgagtttctAGCTTTTGACACTGAGAAGTTATCAGGAAGCACAAACAAATAAGGTCTAAAAATCACAATACACTGCTTCAGATGTGATCTACCAAGAATCTCTGCATTATGAAACCTGGTGACGACAATAGCATATTGTTGAATTAGTACGAGTGAGCACTTCCACAGTTCGTTCTAAAAAAAAGCACTTCCACAGTTCCAAGCATGTCCTGAGCTGACGAATTCACCTACCTCGGCATGGAATGGCCCGTAGACTTTCACTCaagtaataattttttttaaaaggggAGAGCTTATACTAAATTAACAAAACATGTTTACAATCAAAATCTAAAACTGCCGACGCGCAGGCCAAGACACCTTAAGAAACAAAATCAGATGAGAGCTCTCTCCTACCAAGCTGTCCTAGTTCATGAGCCACTCCATTTGCACTTCGATCGCACTTTAAAACTTTGAAACACTGGAACATTCTCAGCATTTTTTTACTTCTTCAATGATGATGGACCTAGGGGATCGATTTAGAGTACCGTCATTGAACGCTTGTACTGTAAGGCAGTCCAGCTCCAGCCAAATAGGTCCCATGAAAACAGAGCAGGCTCTGTTGATGCCTATCAAGGCTGCAAGACATTCAACTTCTTCAGCCGAAGAGCATAAGCGATCGCCGCACCAACCTGAAAAGGCAACTTCACCCAAGTGATTCCTAGCAATAAAACCTAGACCAGGATGTTGTGTGTTAGGATCAAAGCCAGCATGTTGTGTGCAGGAATCCGCCGCCAGGCGGTGGTGCCCATGCCATGAGCAGGCCAGCAACTTCGAAGGAAACATGCTGCAAAGCCAAAGGAATATGTATC
This window encodes:
- the LOC101766802 gene encoding receptor protein kinase-like protein ZAR1, which gives rise to MALALLLLLLLSTAEALTPDGQALLAFKAAVVQDPTGALANWDATAADPCAWNGVACSSSSTDATQPRRVVALSLPKKRLVAALPAAPLPSSLRHLNLRSNRLFGPVPPELVSGAPALQSLVLYGNALNGPLPEELGRLAFLQILDLSSNALNGSLPASILKCRRLRALALARNNLTGPLPAGFGAQLSALERLDLSFNGFSGAIPEDIGNLSRLQGTVDLSHNHFSGPIPASLGRLPEKVYIDLTYNNLSGPIPQNGALENRGPTAFVGNPGLCGPPLKNPCSPDAMPSSNPSLPNDGDSSAPEAAGRGKGKGKGLGKIAIVAIVLSDVVGILIIALIFFYCYWRAVSSKGRKGHSAAAGSKGSRCGKDCGCFSRDESGTPSEHAEQYDLVALDQQVRFDLDELLKASAFVLGKSGIGIVYKVVLEDGLTMAVRRLGEGGLQRFKEFQTEVEAIGKVRHPNIVTLRAYYWSFDEKLLIYDYIPNGSLSAAIHGKPGTMTFTPLPWEARLKIMKGVAKGMSFLHEFSPKKYVHGDLRPNNVLLGTNMEAYISDFGLGRLANIAGASPITQSDRVGLEKAQSQQSDASVSPLMSKGSCYQAPEALKTLKPSQKWDVYSYGVVLLEMITGRSPAVLLETMQMDLVQWVQFCIEDKKPSADVLDPFLARDSEREDEMIAVLKVALACVQANPERRPSMRHVAETLDRLNGSS